One genomic window of Monodelphis domestica isolate mMonDom1 chromosome 1, mMonDom1.pri, whole genome shotgun sequence includes the following:
- the FAM25A gene encoding protein FAM25A → MLGGFGRLAAEGLAHRAENATEGAVHAAEEIVKEVVKEVVEHAKEAGEKVIGNVIKAAKETEEKAMKEVTNTVSNTIMHAAEGLNNIGH, encoded by the exons ATGCTGGGAGGTTTTGGAAGGCTCGCTGCCGAGGGTCTGGCCCATCGGGCTGAGAATGCTACTGAAGGGGCAG TCCACGCAGCTGAAGAAATAGTCAAGGAAGTGGTGAAGGAAGTGGTGGAACATGCCAAGGAAGCTGGTGAGAAAG TCATTGGAAATGTGATCAAAGCtgcaaaggaaactgaagaaaaagcTATGAAGGAAGTGACCAACACAGTGTCCAACACAATAATGCATGCTGCCGAGGGACTGAACAATATAGGACACTGA